One Rhizoctonia solani chromosome 3, complete sequence genomic region harbors:
- a CDS encoding cytochrome P450 family protein — MSNSTLVSFASLRTLLDTVVQSGGEGPSPDILALAKAHSLELGLGAFTIFVTRYMYQLLKRANALKELDGPSPISSIWGDENLLSDFENGLSAHNELLNRYGSACRIKGPLGEDRLWTADPRAINDIILKGFDHFHEPEGLLAELHRWFDLSFGPTIISQIGHKHKIQRKILNPVFTAAHMRKYPDFPFHNPLYAVTSKVRAGGGKTGIVDIYTWMSNVALEMIGQAGIGHSFGVMEGKEPEYIDASRQLFILISRMWYIRPFLPVLMKIGTARFRRFVVEHIPHGPANEMQKVVEIMDKMATDIYAQKKEALANGTLDSEIAAGNDIISMLLKQNEVVPPKDQMSEEEILAQVNGLIFAGHDTTSGGLTRTLHLLAQHPEVQDQLRAEIREAHGLHSKELDYDQLNSLTYLDAVCRESLRLWSPAQTLERVAMKDWNLPLHYPVKSKDGKKMVTSLNIPEGTHIYISLGSVNRDKQTWGDDADKFNPARWLSPPPASVTESRIPGVYSNMMTFSGGPRSCLGFKFSQLEMKVVLSALVASFKFELGPEEHMWGAAGVVKPHVRHQDGTIDPAPSLRMKVTLVDE; from the exons ATGTCTAACTCAACTCTTGTTTCTTTTGCCTCGCTCCGGACTCTACTCGATACGGTCGTCCAGTCAGGTGGAGAAGGTCCTAGCCCGGATATTCTAGCTCTCGCTAAAGCCCACTCGCTTGAGCTTGGGCTGGGTGCTTTCACGATATTTGTTACTCGTTACATGTATCAACTTCTCAAACGAGCCAATGCACTCAAGGAACTAGATGGACCTAGCCCAATTTCGTCAATATGGG GCGACGAGAATCTACTGTCCGATTTCGAGAATGGCTTGTCAGCTCACAACGAGCTACTTAACCGATACGGCTCTGCCTGCAGGATTAAGGGCCCTCTCGGA GAGGATCGACTGTGGACCGCGGATCCACGAGCGATAAACGACATTATTCTTAAAGGATTCGACCACTTTCACGAGCCTGAAGGGCTCCTTGC AGAATTGCACAGGTGGTTCGACCTTTCTTTTGGACCTACCATAATCTCACAGATCG GCCACAAACACAAAATCCAGCGCAAG ATTCTCAACCCAGTATTCACTGCTGCACATATGCGTAAAT ACCCCGATTTTCCATTCCATAACCCACTAT ATGCTGTGACCTCCAAAGTACGAGCTGGTGGAGGCAAGACTGGGATAGTCGATATATATACATGGATGAGCAATGTTGCGCTCGAAATGATTGGCCAAGCTG GAATCGGACACTCATTCGGAGTCATGGAAGGCAAAGAGCCTGAATACATCGATGCTTCGCGCCAGTTATT CATTCTTATAAGCCGCATGTGGTACATACGACCATTTTTGCCTGTTCTCATGAAAATTGGAACCGCTCGTTTCCGACGATTTGTCGTAGAACATATTCCTCATGGTCCAGCAAATGAGATGCAGAAAGTTGTAGAGATCATGGATAAGATG GCAACCGATATCTATGCTCAAAAGAAGGAAGCGCTTGCTAATGGAACACTTGACTCGGAGATTGCGGCCGGAAACGATATTATTTCGATGCTTT TGAAACAGAATGAAGTAGTCCCCCCCAAGGATCAAATGTCCGAGGAGGAAATTTTAGCTCAAGTCAA TGGTCTAATCTTTGCCGGACATGATACGACCAG CGGTGGACTAACGAGAACTCTTCACCTCCTGGCCCAGCATCCGGAAGTCCAAGACCAGCTTCGCGCCGAAATTAGGGAGGCACACGGGCTGCATAGCAAAGAACTCGATTACGACCAGCTCAACTCACTCACTTATCTCGATGCCGTCTGTCGCGAATCTTTGCGCCTTTGGTCTCCCGCTCAAACTCTCGAGCGTGTTGCAATGAAAGACTGGAACCTGCCTCTGCACTATCCGGTAAAGTCAAAGGACGGCAAGAAGATGGTTACGAGCCTAAACATACCGGAGGGAACTCATATCTACATCTCACTCGGTTCGGTAAATCGGGACAA GCAAACTTGGGGCGATGACGCAGACAAGTTCAATCCTGCTCGGTGGCTCAGTCCTCCGCCAGCGAGTGTGACGGAATCCAGAATTCCGGGAGTGTACTCCAACAT GATGACATTTTCGGGAGGCCCGCGCTCTTGCCT TGGATTCAAGTTTTCGCAGCTTGAGATGA AGGTCGTGCTTTCGGCTTTGGTCGCATCTTTCAAATTCGAACTCGGCCCGGAAGAACATATGTGGGGGGCAGCTGGTGTTGTGAAGCCCCATGTGCGGCACCAGGATGGGACGATCGATCCAGCCCCGTCCTTGCGTATGAAAGTCACACTCGTAGACGAATAA
- a CDS encoding glycosyltransferase family 20 protein, giving the protein MSEFQSKPSTVTKRRLSGFGGTTTSTASPRHAHAQLTPMYAGIAANILSDGLTVEVGISIHDGSYTIDYCTDKIKCTQHPSKAPGVVENYVIKSIMQFSTDHMLKFVACGLTQFLADLAPNLCNRLWLELDMVPMLFPVRLTNKPLRPGLPLSRTGTTPGPEGGAEQPKEESLLKSVTDTLKGTSLNVAGKATPRAVDEQADSAVRKCVMYFGPTHNPRLSIGYRNEVEVDAAGKIHLLDGLDVYRKTCRQPTWNAVMHYANDLRDRGVKLGFFSSTPQGGGVALMRHALIRFLTIVGVDCKWYVPKPSPAVFRTTKNNHNILQGVSAPDVRLTKERQEEFTAWIEYNAHRYWVSEGGPLAPGGVDVAFIDDPQMPGLIPLIKKVRPDLPIIYRSHIEIRSDLVHKEGSPQAEVWKYLWDRIQHCDLFISHPVNKFVPKEVPAEKLTLLGASTDWLDGLGKPLGDWDLDYYMNLFRRQCGEIRQNRLHWPDRLYIAQIARFDPSKGIPDVIDSFCKLRRRLDEVLPANRTPQLLICGHGAIDDPDASIIFDETMALLERPEYAPYSNDIVVMRIGPSDQMLNALLSNATVVLQLSLREGFEVKVSEALHHGKPVIATRAGGIPLQIQHGKSGYLVDVGDTQAVANHLYDLWTDRELYSRMSEFARNNVSDEVGTLGNALSWLYLGSKFSKGEFIKPNGQWLNDLAREEAGEPYKEGEPRLPRAGLNVVG; this is encoded by the exons ATGTCCGAGTTCCAGAGCAAACCATCGACTGTCACCAAGCGCAGGCTTAGCGGCTTTGGGGGCACTACCACCTCCACCGCGTCCCCCCGCCATGCCCACGCACAGCTTACACCTATGTATGCGGGTATCGCCGCTAATATACTATCAGATGGTCTCACCGTTGAAGTCGGAATCTCCATTCACGACGGCTCGTATACCATCGACTACTGCACTGACAAGATCAAGTGCACTCAACACCCGTCCAAAGCCCCAGGCGTGGTTGAGAACTACGTAATCAAGTCAATCATGCAATTTTCCACCGACCATATGCTCAAGTTTGTTGCCTGCGGTCTCACGCAATTCCTGGCCGACCTCGCACCGAACTTGTGCAACCGTCTATGGCTCGAGCTCGACATGGTCCCCATG CTCTTCCCCGTGCGTTTGACCAACAAGCCTCTGAGGCCCGGTCTCCCACTCTCTCGGACTGGCACTACCCCGGGTCCCGAAGGCGGGGCAGAACAACCCAAGGAAGAGTCATTGCTCAAGTCTGTCACAGACACACTCAAGGGGACTTCGCTCAACGTCGCTGGTAAAGCGACCCCTCGTGCAGTCGACGAACAGGCCGACTCGGCCGTCCGGAAGTGTGTTATGTACTTTGGTCCTACTCACAACCCTCGTTTGTCGATTGGTTATCGTAATGAAGTCGAGGTCGATGCGGCTGGCAAGATCCACTTGCTCGATGGATTGGATGTCTACCGCAAGACGTGTCGCCAACCTACCTGGAACGCGGTGATGCACTATGCGAATGACCTCAGGGACCGTGGAGTAAAGCTTGGCTTCTTTTCGAGTACCCCACAGGGTGGGGGTGTCGCCCTC ATGCGACACGCCTTGATTCGATTCTTGACTATTGTTGGAGTCGATTGCAAGTG GTATGTGCCGAAGCCGTCGCCAGCGGTGTTCCGTACGACCAAGAACAACCACAACATCCTGCAAGGTGTTTCTGCGCCAGACGTCCGTTTGACCAAGGAACGCCAGGAAGAATTCACCGCCTGGATCGAGTATAATGCCCA CCGGTACTGGGTGAGCGAAGGTGGTCCGCTGGCACCTGGGGGTGTAGATGTCGCGTTTATCGATGATCCTCAG ATGCCCGGCCTCATCCCACTCATCAAGAAAGTCCGACCGGACCTGCCGATCATCTATCGATCGCATATCGAAATCCGTTCCGATCTCGTGCACAAGGAAGGTTCGCCCCAAGCAGAAGTATGGAAGTACTTGTGGGACAGGATCCAGCATTGCGATTTGTTCATCAGCCACCCTGTGAACAAGTTTGTGCCCAAGGAAGTTCCGGCTGAAAAGTTGACGCTCTTGGGTGCGAGCACTGATTG GCTGGACGGTCTCGGTAAACCACTCGGAGACTGGGATCTCGACTACTACATGAACCTCTTCCGTCGCCAATGCGGTGAAATTCGCCAGAACCGGTTGCACTGGCCCGACCGTCTGTACATTGCGCAGATCGCGCGCTTTGACCCGTCCAAGGGTATCCCGGATGTGATCGATTCGTTCTGCAAGTTGAGGAGACGACTAGACGAGGTCTT GCCCGCGAATCGGACGCCTCAGCTTTTGATCTGCGGACATGGAGCGATTGATGATCCCGATGCGAGCATCATTTTTGACGAAACGATGGCACTGCTCGAGAGACCAGAGTACGCACCTTACTCCAACGATATTGTCGTAATGAGGATCGGACCAAGCGACCAAA TGTTGAATGCCCTTCTCTCAAACGCCACCGTCGTCCTCCAACTTTCCCTCCGCGAAGGTTTCGAAGTCAAAGTCTCCGAAGCACTTCACCACGGAAAGCCGGTAATCGCGACACGGGCAGGAGGAATCCCTCTCCAGATCCAACACGGCAAATCCGGATACCTCGTCGACGTCGGGGACACCCAGGCCGTCGCGAACCACTTGTACGATCTCTGGACGGACCGCGAGCTCTACAGCCGCATGTCCGAGTTTGCGCGGAACAATGTGTCGGACGAGGTCGGGACCTTGGGGAACGCGTTGAGTTGGCTGTATTTGGGTAGTAAGTTTAGTAAAGGCGAGTTTATCAAGCCCAACGGTCAGTGGTTGAACGATCTTGCGCGCGAGGAGGCTGGGGAGCCGTACAAGGAGGGAGAGCCGAGGTTGCCTCGGGCTGGGTTGAATGTGGTTGGGTAG
- a CDS encoding extracellular metalloproteinase MEP, with protein MAPFAKLSTIALMIASGAVAAPWDHTTRQATHSKFAVGPRKVEFQSYHPPSTFETYGTGIDHPLTKRGVENADPAEAAKAFLETKLGVSADDISHRSGSTSDVAKHEYFRQRFNGIAVANAVANVALKNNKVVSYGASFVKPKSVASTTPTLTKEEAIAKAEAATDAKYNDWPTTLEACAAIPQVNEETGEWYEAYVDASNGEIVNMINFVHKASYRVVPFTSQDPEDGFTTVTDPHDTVASPNGWHQYGTTTTTSTSGNNVLAYKGSTTATTSQSSAGNNYDYTLDSTAAPATSIDAARVNAFYVANMIHDLTYRYGFDEASYNFQQDNNGKGGAQNDRVQISVQDTAYTNNADFSTPPDGQSGKMRMFVWTYTNPRRDGAFENDIVTHEYGHGISNRLTGGGTARCLTTQQSWGLGEGWSDALADWTEQTSEAKALSDFTMGEYVTKIAGGIRSYPYSTSKSVNPLTYASLASLGNEEHAVGEVWALIWHEIYASLINKLGFSTNKNESTGTAGNIVALLKLQPCNPTFITARDAIIQADANRYGGANKCALWAAFAKRGLGSSATETRRDSTTLPSGC; from the exons ATGGCACCTTTCGCTAAGCTCTCTACCATCGCTCTCATGATTGCCTCTGGCGCAGTGGCTGCTCCATGGGACCATACCACCCGACAAGCTACCCACAGCAAGTTCGCTGTTGGGCCTCGTAAGGTTGAGTTCCAATCTTACCATCCTCCATCGACTTTCGAGACCTATGGCACCGGAATCGATCACCCTCTTACCAAGCGTGGGGTCGAGAATGCCGATCCTGCTGAAGCCGCCAAAGCTTTCCTCGAAACGAAACTTGGCGTTTCTGCCGATGATATCTCCCACAGGAGTGGCTCTACCTCCGACGTTGCTAAGCATGAATACTTCCGCCAGAGATTT AACGGTATTGCCGTCGCCAATGCTGTCGCCAATGTAGCGCTTAAGAATAACAAGGTCGTTTCGTACGGAGCAAGCTTTGTGAAGCCAA AGTCCGTGGCCTCTACGACTCCAACGCTGACCAAGGAAGAGGCCATTGCAAAAGCCGAAGCGGCTACGGATGCTAAATATAATGACTGGCCTACCACTCTCGAGGCATGTGCAGCTATCCCACAAGTA AACGAGGAAACTGGCGAGTGGTACGAGGCATACGTCGATGCCAGCAATGGGGAAATTGTCAATATGATTAACTTTGTGCACAAAGCCAGC TACCGCGTTGTTCCGTTCACCTCGCAGGATCCGGAGGACGGCTTTACCACTGTGACCGATCCCCATGACACTGTTGCTTCACCCAACGGCTGGCACCAGTACGGCACTACAACCACAACTTCTACATCCGGAAACAACGTTCTCGCATACAAAGGCTCGACCACTGCCACAACCTCGCAATCGAGTGCCGGGAATAACTATGATTATACTTTGGACTCGACAGCTGCGCCTGCTACTAGTATTGATGCCGCACGTGTCAACGCATTCTACGTCGCCAACATGATTCACGATCTAACG TATCGTTACGGCTTCGACGAGGCGTCTTACAATTTCCAACAAGATAACAACGGAAAAGGAGGAGCCCAAAACGACCGTGTCCAGATTTCTGTCCAGGATACCGCGTATACAAACAACGCAGACTTCTCTACTCCTCCGGATGGACAGTCGGGTAAAATGCGCATGTTTGTTTGGACGTATACTAATCCGAGGCGGGATGGAGCTTTCGAGAACGATATTGTCACACACGAGTATGGACACGGCATCTCGAATCGATTGACCGGAGGAGGAACTGCACGGTGCTTAACAACTCAGCAAAGCTGGGGGCTGGGAGAAGGCTGGTCTGATGCACTTGCAGACTGGACCGAGCAAACGAGTGAGGCGAAGGCCCTTTCGGACTTTACTATGGGCGAATATGTCACTAAGATTGCCGGCGGTATTCGATCTTACCCGTACTCTACTAGCAAGTCAGTCAACCCGCTAACCTATGCCTCGCTTGCATCTCTCGGAAATGAAGAACATGCTGTTGGCGAGGTCTGGGCTTTGATATGGCACGAGATTTACGCTAGTTTGATCAATAAACT TGGATTCTCGACTAACAAAAACGAGTCGACGGGTACTGCTGGAAACATTGTTGCACT TCTCAAACTTCAGCCTTGCAATCCTACCTTTATCACTGCTCGAGATG CCATTATTCAGGCGGACGCAAACCGGTACGGCGGGGCCAACAAGTGTGCACTTTGGGCAGCGTTCGCCAAGCGTGGTCTTGGCTCAA GTGCTACAGAGACTCGTCGGGATAGCACTACTCTTCCAAGCGGATGCTGA